The DNA segment CAGTAGAGCAACAGGAACAGATACTGATGCGTTTGCCCATTCTAATGGCGGAGTTCCATCCGCATTAATTTCACTTCCTTTAAGATATATGCATACCACTGTGGAGATGGTTTCTCAGGAAGATGTTGCTCATGTCATTCAGTTAATTTATGAATCTTTACTGCAGATTACGCCTGATATGAATTTAAAATACCATTAATTAAAGTTCTAAAAAAAGCCAAAAAGTAAAATATAAAAAAGTAAAAATGAAAACAAAATTAATTGCTCCTTCTCTTTTGTCTGCCGATTTTGGACATTTGAAACGAGATATCGAAATGCTAAATGAATCGCAAGCAGATTGGCTTCATGTAGATGTAATGGATGGTAGATTTGTTCCAAATATTTCATTTGGTTTTCCTGTAATGAAAACTGTACAGGAACATTCTACAAAATTTGTGGACGTTCACTTGATGATTGTAGAACCTGAAAAATATGTGGAAGAATTTATTGAACGAGGTGCCGATTTAGTTTCTGTTCACTATGAAGCTTGCAATCACCTGAATAGAGTGATTAAATTGATTCAAGATAAAGGGGCGAAAGCAGGAGTGGTATTAAACCCAGCAACACCAGTTTTAATGTTAGAAGATATTATTGCTGAAGTTGATCTGGTATTACTAATGAGTGTAAATCCTGGTTTTGGAGGTCAAAAATTTATTCAGAATACGTATAAAAAAATTGCAGAAACCAAAGACCTTATCTTATCAAATAATTCTACAGCACTCATTCAGGTTGATGGCGGAGTGAATCTAGATAACGCAGCGAAACTTTTTGATGCTGGAGCTGATGTTTTGGTGGCGGGAAATGCAGTGTTCTCCTCAGAAAATCCAGCAAAAACGATTGAATTGCTGAAAATATAAATAAAACAGTTTTAAGATTAAAAGAAAATACCTTTCATCAGTGATGAAAGGTATTTTTTATAAAAGGATTTCCTAAGCAATTTCTTAAAAAATTTCTCTTCCTGAAAAATGGAAATTAGCTTCAATTAGAGCATTTTCATCAGAGTCAGATCCGTGTACCGCATTTTCTCCAACGCTTCTTGCAAACATTTTTCTAATGGTACCTTCTGCAGCATCTGCAGGGTTTGTAGCTCCAATTAATGTTCTGAAATCTTCTACTGCATTATCTTTTTCCAATACTGCAGCAACGATTGGTGCAGAACTCATAAAGTCAACTAATTCCCCGTAAAAAGGTCTTTCAGCATGAACTTCATAAAATTTTTGTGCGTCCGCTTTCGTAAGCTGAGTTAATTTAATTGCTTTTAATTTAAAACCTGCTTCTGCAATCTTCGCTAAAATAGCACCAATGTGGCCATCTGCAACTGCATCTGGCTTTATCATCGTAAATGTAATGTTACTTGACATAATGTTGTTTTTTTTGTGGTGCGAAAATACAAAATCTTTTATATATTTGTATCGAAAATTCTTACTAGAGCGTCCATATTTTTATTTGGCATGAAAATTGTCAATTTGTATGTGATTCTCATGTTTAATTTGAGTTTTCATGGTTATTAGTTTTTACCCAGCTTCGGCTGGGTTTTTTATTTGGCCGAATTCTCTTCAGCTTCCTCCATAATCTTCAAATAAGTGATATACCTGCTCTCTTGGATTTCTCCCTGTTCTATCTTCTCCAAAACCACACATTTTGGTTCATTAATATGCATACAGTTATGATATTTGCATTTTCTTCCTGCAACAAAAATTTCAGGAAAATAATGTTGAATTTCTTCTTTTTGAACATCTATCATTGCAAATTCACGAACTCCGGGTGTATCGATTACACTCCCACCAAAAGTCCAGAAATGCATTTGGGCAAAAGTAGTAGTATGTTTCCCTTTCAAGTGAGTAGATGAGATTTCGGACGTTTTCAAGTTCAGGTCTGGCTGCATCGCATTTACTAAAGTCGATTTCCCACTACCCGAATGTCCAAAAAACACCGAAACCTTATCCTTAATAATATCTTTCAACAGTTCTAAATTCAAATTGGAATAAGAAGAAATCTCTAAAGTATCGTAGCCAATTTCTTGATAGATGGTTTCAATTTCGGCCGTTATCTCTTTTTCTTCCCCTGAAAGGACGTCCATTTTATTAAATAGAATCAAAGGTTTGATATTGTACGCTTCGCAACACGCTAAAAACCGATCAAGAAAACCAAAAGAAGTTTCTGGATGTTTTAGGGTGAATATAAAACAAGCAATATCAATATTGGAAGCGATAATGTGCGCCTCTTTTGACAAGTTGACCGACTTTCTAATCAGGTAATTTTTCCGCGGTTCAATCTTTGTAATCCAGGCTACTTCATCCTGTTCCAACGAAAATTCAACCAGATCACCTACGGCAAGCGGGTTAGTAAGGCGGGTTTTTATTAATTTAAATTTCCCTCGAATTCTAGCTTCAAAGAATCTTCCGGTTTCATATTCTAAAACCTGATACCAACTTCCGGTGGATTTTGTAATTAATCCTTTCACTATTTTAATTTGAGGAACATTAATGTAAAAATATTTTTAAAGACTATTTTGGACTTCGATTGATTCCTCATGAATTGCTTTAAATATTCTCTCGATAAATTCAGCGGACATGCCTGATTCATCAGCCTTCTGTGTTGCATACTCGGTGATGACCTTCCATCTTTCCGGTTGGAAAATTGCGATATTATTATCTTTTTTCAAG comes from the Chryseobacterium sp. SNU WT5 genome and includes:
- the rpe gene encoding ribulose-phosphate 3-epimerase, which gives rise to MKTKLIAPSLLSADFGHLKRDIEMLNESQADWLHVDVMDGRFVPNISFGFPVMKTVQEHSTKFVDVHLMIVEPEKYVEEFIERGADLVSVHYEACNHLNRVIKLIQDKGAKAGVVLNPATPVLMLEDIIAEVDLVLLMSVNPGFGGQKFIQNTYKKIAETKDLILSNNSTALIQVDGGVNLDNAAKLFDAGADVLVAGNAVFSSENPAKTIELLKI
- a CDS encoding nucleoside-diphosphate kinase; protein product: MSSNITFTMIKPDAVADGHIGAILAKIAEAGFKLKAIKLTQLTKADAQKFYEVHAERPFYGELVDFMSSAPIVAAVLEKDNAVEDFRTLIGATNPADAAEGTIRKMFARSVGENAVHGSDSDENALIEANFHFSGREIF
- the rsgA gene encoding ribosome small subunit-dependent GTPase A, which produces MKGLITKSTGSWYQVLEYETGRFFEARIRGKFKLIKTRLTNPLAVGDLVEFSLEQDEVAWITKIEPRKNYLIRKSVNLSKEAHIIASNIDIACFIFTLKHPETSFGFLDRFLACCEAYNIKPLILFNKMDVLSGEEKEITAEIETIYQEIGYDTLEISSYSNLNLELLKDIIKDKVSVFFGHSGSGKSTLVNAMQPDLNLKTSEISSTHLKGKHTTTFAQMHFWTFGGSVIDTPGVREFAMIDVQKEEIQHYFPEIFVAGRKCKYHNCMHINEPKCVVLEKIEQGEIQESRYITYLKIMEEAEENSAK